In the Candidatus Hinthialibacter antarcticus genome, one interval contains:
- the dapB gene encoding 4-hydroxy-tetrahydrodipicolinate reductase — MADNIRVVVNGAKGRMGAEAVKAVSDAPDMTLVGALDLGDNLSKTIETEKPDIVIDFTVPDSAFENACIIAESTAGGVIGTTGFSTEQIHELRDKAAMKKPGVIIAPNFSIGAILMMHCAHIVAHHMPHVEIVEMHHPFKLDAPSGTAVKTADMMAHAVKDTDVPRGTEEHRSRGEVNQNIPIHSIRLPGYLAHQEVIFGAEGQTLTIRHDTYNRTCYMPGVLMAVREAIKRGGVTYGLENILFPGQ; from the coding sequence ATGGCAGACAACATTCGCGTTGTCGTAAACGGCGCCAAAGGGCGTATGGGAGCAGAGGCCGTGAAGGCCGTGAGCGATGCGCCTGATATGACGTTGGTCGGCGCGTTAGATTTGGGCGACAATCTTTCAAAGACGATTGAGACCGAAAAACCAGATATCGTGATTGATTTCACCGTACCGGACAGCGCCTTTGAAAATGCTTGCATCATTGCCGAATCGACCGCAGGCGGCGTGATTGGAACCACCGGGTTCTCCACAGAGCAAATCCATGAATTACGCGACAAAGCAGCGATGAAAAAACCGGGCGTGATTATTGCGCCAAACTTTTCGATCGGCGCCATCCTGATGATGCACTGCGCCCACATTGTGGCGCACCACATGCCCCATGTCGAAATCGTTGAGATGCATCATCCCTTTAAGCTGGATGCGCCTTCCGGCACAGCGGTCAAAACAGCGGACATGATGGCCCATGCGGTCAAAGACACCGATGTTCCACGTGGAACAGAGGAACACCGCTCACGCGGCGAAGTGAATCAGAACATCCCGATTCACAGCATCCGCCTTCCGGGTTATCTGGCGCACCAGGAAGTCATTTTTGGCGCTGAAGGCCAAACGCTTACTATCCGCCATGATACGTATAACCGCACCTGTTATATGCCGGGGGTGTTGATGGCGGTGAGAGAAGCGATCAAGCGGGGCGGCGTGACGTACGGCCTCGAAAATATCCTGTTTCCAGGACAATAA
- the rsmG gene encoding 16S rRNA (guanine(527)-N(7))-methyltransferase RsmG has protein sequence MDESAYLRAFEAHLNKRNIQIEPAASKRCGLYFYLIHVKNQSMNLTRYDSPADAVDYHLLDALAINQALSNEPIESLIDVGSGAGVPGVLLNCISTDMRLCVLDSVKKKMDFVASALEALQLGGSSAVSARAEDLGHDPAHREQYDCATARALGTQAYCLELCAPFVKTGGGIALLRSDEDLIHANNQYAETLGCLREKVLNYQLPGREKAFRIEIYRKNAPTADKYPRKPGKIKKRPL, from the coding sequence ATGGACGAAAGCGCCTATTTAAGGGCCTTTGAAGCCCATTTGAACAAGCGCAACATTCAGATAGAGCCTGCGGCGTCAAAGCGTTGCGGGCTTTATTTCTATTTAATACATGTAAAAAACCAGTCCATGAACCTCACTCGCTACGATTCGCCTGCGGATGCGGTGGACTATCACCTGTTAGATGCGCTGGCAATAAATCAGGCCTTATCGAATGAACCCATCGAATCCTTGATTGACGTGGGGTCCGGCGCAGGGGTTCCCGGGGTGTTGCTCAATTGCATTTCGACCGACATGCGGCTTTGCGTATTGGATTCTGTGAAAAAGAAGATGGATTTCGTAGCGTCTGCGTTGGAAGCGCTCCAATTGGGCGGTTCTTCGGCGGTCAGTGCGAGAGCGGAAGACCTTGGGCATGACCCAGCGCACCGTGAGCAGTATGATTGTGCGACCGCCCGCGCCTTAGGAACACAGGCGTATTGCCTGGAACTGTGCGCGCCGTTTGTCAAAACCGGGGGCGGTATCGCGCTTTTACGAAGCGATGAAGACTTGATTCACGCCAACAACCAATATGCTGAAACACTGGGGTGTCTGCGTGAAAAAGTGCTGAACTATCAATTACCGGGGCGCGAAAAGGCGTTTCGCATCGAAATTTACCGAAAAAATGCCCCAACTGCCGATAAATACCCGCGAAAACCTGGGAAAATCAAGAAGCGTCCTTTATAA
- a CDS encoding ParA family protein: MAKVICVINQKGGVGKTTSAVNLAACLAAKGHETLLLDIDPQGNASSGLGINRAELEKTIFDVMIDEAPMQSILKPTKQPKLRIAPANSDLLSAELHLAGDPDGKRCLSRAVVKFFNETPPALQPKYIIVDCPPSLGQLSINAILTSDTVIIPVQCEYYALEGLTDILTTTTMLRQNFNTGLSLEGILLTMADRRLNLSHQVEEEIRNVYRDFVFQSVIYRSVRLSEAPSHGTPIIQYDPQSIGSKAYMALAEEVIENETKSPRPWPLRASV, encoded by the coding sequence TTGGCAAAAGTAATCTGCGTCATAAACCAGAAGGGCGGGGTTGGCAAAACCACCTCCGCCGTGAACCTCGCAGCCTGTCTGGCGGCAAAAGGGCATGAAACCCTGCTGCTTGATATTGATCCGCAGGGAAACGCCAGCAGCGGCCTGGGAATCAATCGGGCGGAACTCGAAAAGACCATTTTCGACGTAATGATTGATGAAGCCCCCATGCAGAGCATCCTCAAGCCCACTAAACAGCCAAAGTTGCGGATCGCACCCGCTAATAGCGATCTGCTGTCGGCGGAACTTCACCTGGCGGGCGACCCGGATGGCAAGCGCTGTCTCAGCCGGGCGGTGGTCAAATTTTTCAATGAAACGCCGCCTGCGCTTCAACCCAAGTACATTATTGTTGATTGCCCGCCGTCATTGGGGCAACTTTCGATCAACGCGATCCTCACGTCTGATACGGTGATTATCCCCGTTCAGTGTGAATATTACGCGCTTGAAGGCCTCACCGATATTTTGACCACCACCACCATGTTGCGCCAAAATTTCAATACCGGCTTGTCGTTAGAGGGAATCCTTCTTACAATGGCAGACCGTCGGCTCAACTTGAGCCATCAGGTTGAAGAAGAAATTCGCAACGTGTACCGTGATTTTGTGTTCCAAAGCGTGATTTACCGCAGCGTCCGCCTCAGCGAGGCGCCCAGTCACGGGACGCCGATCATTCAATACGACCCGCAGTCAATCGGTTCCAAAGCCTATATGGCGTTAGCAGAGGAAGTCATAGAAAATGAAACGAAAAGCCCTCGGCCGTGGCCTCTCCGCGCTTCTGTCTGA
- a CDS encoding ParB/RepB/Spo0J family partition protein, with amino-acid sequence MKRKALGRGLSALLSDSSVESVAEPQSKRIDEIEVGAIEANRWQPRTQFDDEQLKELSESIGAQGVLQPLLVRRKPDGSAGYQLIAGERRLRASKLAGLGKVPCILLEAQETQALEIALVENIQRSNLSPVEEARAYKQMVERFNLTQEQISAKVGKSRAAVTNALRLLNLPVSVLDLLDSGVLSVGHAKVLLSVKDTDKIESLALRILEEEWSVRQLEEELRGKPPAAPKPAKAAPEDKDIFVSDMKRKLEEALQTKVDIRMKGKNKGRIDIHFYDLDQLDHLLKLWKISL; translated from the coding sequence ATGAAACGAAAAGCCCTCGGCCGTGGCCTCTCCGCGCTTCTGTCTGATTCAAGCGTCGAGTCTGTCGCCGAACCGCAATCCAAGCGGATAGACGAAATCGAAGTCGGCGCCATCGAAGCCAACCGCTGGCAGCCGCGCACCCAGTTTGATGACGAGCAACTCAAAGAACTGTCCGAATCCATTGGCGCTCAAGGCGTGTTGCAGCCGCTGTTGGTGCGGCGCAAACCCGATGGCTCGGCTGGCTACCAGTTAATCGCTGGCGAACGCCGCCTGCGCGCATCGAAACTCGCCGGGCTGGGAAAAGTGCCGTGCATTCTCCTCGAAGCCCAAGAAACCCAGGCGCTCGAAATCGCCCTGGTAGAAAATATTCAACGCAGCAATCTCTCGCCCGTCGAAGAAGCCCGCGCCTATAAACAAATGGTGGAGCGCTTCAATCTGACCCAAGAGCAAATTTCCGCCAAGGTCGGCAAAAGCCGCGCTGCGGTGACCAATGCGCTGCGGCTGCTTAACCTGCCGGTATCGGTTTTGGACCTACTGGATAGCGGCGTATTGTCGGTTGGGCACGCCAAAGTGCTGCTTTCGGTCAAAGACACCGACAAGATCGAGTCGCTCGCGCTCCGCATTCTTGAGGAAGAATGGAGCGTCCGTCAGCTGGAAGAAGAACTGCGCGGTAAGCCGCCCGCAGCGCCCAAACCCGCAAAAGCCGCCCCCGAAGATAAAGATATATTCGTCTCCGATATGAAACGAAAACTCGAAGAAGCCCTGCAAACAAAGGTCGATATCCGCATGAAGGGCAAAAATAAGGGGCGAATTGATATTCATTTTTATGATCTAGATCAATTAGATCATCTATTAAAATTGTGGAAGATTTCGCTTTAG
- a CDS encoding HD domain-containing phosphohydrolase, protein MAEVSFVPITVDILESIGDSIVDIYILRNGDERPLLFRSKNYPLSEGDWEDLKTQEDLRLVVRDDEAGNLDQRFEESLIEIVGDENVEVEEKCEAVYNISYNWMQRVFNSSNPEYVFQTSEQLLPSVLDVIFSDHAAAHNFIVKASVDYALYSHSLNVCLFGVGLAHRLMDISKQEALTRFGPGFLWHDLGKLLIPKELWDKEEESGETEDIESIRQHTIKGAEMVKEFTDLPEESESIILHHHERLDGSGYPFGLRGDDISMGARICAIVDRFDHLSTSKKEHVRLVSFEALQQIRQETPDRFDEDVFKEFVKMFLSPSEAKTFQPNA, encoded by the coding sequence ATGGCGGAAGTTTCGTTTGTTCCTATAACCGTAGATATTCTGGAGAGCATCGGCGACTCCATTGTTGATATCTACATCCTGAGAAATGGCGACGAACGTCCGCTTCTTTTCCGCAGCAAGAATTACCCGCTGAGCGAAGGCGACTGGGAAGATCTGAAAACCCAAGAAGACCTGCGGCTGGTGGTTCGCGATGACGAGGCGGGCAACCTGGACCAGCGCTTTGAAGAAAGCCTGATCGAAATCGTGGGCGACGAAAACGTCGAAGTCGAAGAAAAATGCGAAGCGGTTTATAATATTTCCTACAATTGGATGCAGCGCGTTTTTAATTCGTCGAATCCCGAATATGTTTTTCAAACCTCTGAACAACTGCTGCCGTCCGTCTTGGACGTCATTTTTTCCGACCACGCTGCGGCCCATAATTTTATTGTCAAAGCCAGCGTAGATTATGCGCTGTATTCGCACTCGCTTAACGTCTGTCTGTTTGGCGTTGGCTTGGCGCATCGGCTGATGGATATCTCCAAACAAGAAGCGCTGACGCGATTCGGCCCCGGGTTTTTGTGGCACGACCTGGGCAAGTTGCTAATTCCAAAAGAACTGTGGGATAAAGAAGAAGAGTCGGGCGAGACCGAGGATATCGAGTCGATCCGTCAACACACGATCAAAGGCGCTGAAATGGTGAAGGAATTTACCGATTTGCCTGAAGAAAGCGAGTCGATCATTCTTCATCACCATGAACGGCTTGATGGAAGCGGTTATCCATTCGGGCTGCGTGGAGACGACATCTCGATGGGCGCGCGCATCTGCGCGATTGTTGATCGCTTCGACCACCTCAGCACCAGCAAGAAAGAACACGTGCGGCTTGTTTCATTTGAAGCGCTGCAACAGATTCGCCAGGAAACGCCCGACCGCTTTGATGAAGATGTGTTTAAAGAATTCGTCAAAATGTTTCTTTCACCGAGCGAAGCCAAAACCTTTCAACCAAACGCATGA
- a CDS encoding L-threonylcarbamoyladenylate synthase: protein MSKIIRLSDCCNAVTECAAWLDQGGVVALPTETVYGLVCRHDRFGAAEKLFEIKNRPVDKPFALFVQSFETARAWIEPNPVAETLAKAFWPGPLTLVVASHNSCPAAYDGAVGLRCPDHAFVQQLLEHCGGALVNTSLNFSGKPPATRIDETHPIIQRVDIAVDAGELPPQSPSAVVDCRTSPPQILRPGTISYSDILDAL, encoded by the coding sequence ATGAGCAAAATTATACGACTGAGTGATTGCTGCAACGCTGTTACCGAATGCGCCGCATGGTTAGACCAGGGGGGCGTGGTTGCGCTGCCGACAGAGACGGTTTACGGCCTGGTGTGCCGCCACGACCGTTTTGGCGCGGCGGAAAAATTGTTCGAGATCAAAAACCGTCCGGTCGATAAACCCTTCGCGCTGTTTGTGCAATCGTTTGAAACCGCGCGGGCGTGGATCGAGCCGAACCCCGTAGCGGAAACGCTGGCGAAAGCCTTTTGGCCCGGCCCGCTGACCTTGGTGGTCGCGTCGCACAACAGCTGTCCAGCGGCGTATGACGGCGCGGTGGGGCTGCGTTGTCCTGACCATGCGTTTGTGCAGCAATTGTTAGAGCACTGCGGGGGCGCGTTGGTCAACACCAGTTTAAATTTTAGCGGTAAACCGCCTGCAACGCGCATTGACGAAACACATCCTATTATTCAGCGGGTGGACATCGCGGTCGACGCGGGCGAGCTACCGCCGCAGTCGCCTTCAGCGGTGGTCGATTGCCGCACTTCGCCTCCTCAAATTCTCCGGCCGGGAACCATTTCCTACTCAGATATTTTAGACGCGCTTTAA
- a CDS encoding cellulase family glycosylhydrolase encodes MRMRHLAFALVLLTSTAHASLRSLPHFRVPDCLGVNIHFVDPDPDEMDMMQQAGFGVVRMDLKWEVVEKEKGVYDFSGYRKLTNAMRKRNQIPLYILDYSNPLYEESRAVTTPEGRKAFARFAVEALVRLGQGPVIWEIWNEPNLELFWDVQPSAEDYVMLVETTSKLMRRIDPHCTIVAPAISQIKIDYLTQCFELGMLQWIDAVSVHPYRTSEPETVMEEYSALRKVIDKYSPDRFVPILSGEWGYSVHAYGDTYIDEMTQARYLARQFLSNFISGVRVSIWYDWRNDGDDPEEREHNFGTVDQNMEPKLAYWAAKTLTEQLRGMTYITRLKTSEKEDYLLLFSNSEREALAAWTTGRPHVIQLNLDASIDEATTLLGERMPLYRVGDKLEIKLTPEPVYLQAERINPSLD; translated from the coding sequence ATGAGAATGCGGCATCTTGCATTCGCTCTTGTATTGTTGACTTCAACCGCACATGCGTCGCTGCGCAGCCTGCCGCATTTTCGCGTGCCCGATTGCCTGGGCGTCAACATCCATTTTGTGGACCCCGACCCCGACGAGATGGACATGATGCAACAAGCCGGCTTCGGCGTGGTGCGGATGGACCTGAAATGGGAAGTGGTCGAAAAAGAAAAAGGCGTGTATGACTTTTCGGGCTATCGCAAGCTGACCAACGCCATGCGCAAGCGCAACCAGATCCCGCTTTATATTTTGGATTACAGCAACCCGCTCTATGAAGAAAGCCGCGCGGTGACCACCCCCGAAGGCCGAAAGGCGTTCGCCCGCTTCGCCGTCGAAGCGCTGGTGAGGCTGGGCCAAGGCCCGGTGATTTGGGAAATATGGAACGAACCCAACCTCGAACTGTTTTGGGACGTGCAACCAAGCGCTGAAGATTACGTCATGCTGGTTGAAACCACTTCAAAACTTATGCGCCGCATCGACCCGCATTGCACCATTGTCGCGCCCGCGATTTCTCAAATCAAAATCGACTATCTCACCCAATGTTTCGAGTTAGGAATGCTGCAATGGATCGACGCCGTCAGCGTTCATCCCTACCGCACCTCCGAACCCGAAACCGTGATGGAAGAATATAGCGCATTACGCAAAGTCATCGATAAATATTCACCCGACCGTTTCGTTCCCATCTTGTCGGGCGAGTGGGGCTATTCGGTCCACGCCTACGGCGATACGTATATTGACGAGATGACCCAGGCGCGATATCTGGCGCGCCAGTTTTTGTCGAATTTTATCTCGGGCGTACGCGTTAGCATCTGGTACGACTGGCGCAACGACGGCGACGACCCCGAAGAGCGCGAACACAACTTTGGTACCGTCGACCAAAACATGGAACCCAAACTGGCCTATTGGGCGGCCAAAACGCTGACCGAACAACTGCGCGGCATGACCTATATCACCCGATTGAAAACATCAGAGAAAGAAGACTACCTGCTGTTGTTCAGCAACAGCGAACGCGAAGCGCTGGCCGCCTGGACGACCGGACGCCCGCACGTCATCCAACTCAACCTGGACGCATCCATTGATGAAGCGACCACGCTGTTGGGCGAGCGCATGCCGCTCTATCGCGTCGGCGACAAGCTTGAAATCAAACTCACGCCCGAACCGGTTTATCTGCAAGCCGAACGAATCAACCCCTCATTGGATTAA
- a CDS encoding NfeD family protein, with the protein MKPIISISIFATIALLLFLAGGVSSTFAQDDDRGTVYFIPFEGEVENALYGFLSRGFREAEQLGADHIIFEMDTPGGRVDSALKIADLIMDSPVPVTVFVTGNATSAGAIISLAAERIYMRQRTTIGTAAPVTLGQESETMNAKALSFVLAQVRTICERREYDELKTQLALAMVDTDLEVADPNDPDVIISPAGKLLTLTAQEALDLGFIEKIIDVPGFTTPEKAGVGREAVLSELGMTGAKQLFLNETAVEVFARFLSSTFVSSLLLSLAFLGVFIEFRTPGFGVPGAVGVIAFLLFFFSHSLTGLAGYEGLLFFFLGLALLSAEVFIIPGFGVAGIAGIFCLLASVVLTLMDTPITTPGFSETFEWSDLSRPLMVTTFSVCIGLIGAMASPLLIPVLADRRLFGNWLILGDSQQRAAGYHSAEDGLDALMGLRGVAHSALRPAGIADINGKRIDVVSQGGFIPTNSAVEVIKVEGRRIVVKVV; encoded by the coding sequence ATGAAACCAATCATCTCAATCTCAATATTCGCAACCATTGCACTTCTCTTATTTTTGGCAGGCGGCGTTTCATCCACATTCGCGCAAGACGACGATCGCGGAACCGTCTATTTTATTCCCTTTGAAGGCGAGGTCGAAAACGCGCTGTATGGATTTTTGTCGCGCGGCTTTCGCGAGGCGGAACAACTCGGCGCCGACCATATCATATTCGAAATGGACACCCCGGGCGGGCGCGTCGATTCGGCGCTGAAAATCGCCGACCTGATTATGGATTCTCCCGTTCCTGTCACCGTGTTTGTGACCGGCAACGCTACCTCCGCCGGAGCGATCATCAGCCTCGCCGCCGAGCGTATTTATATGCGCCAGCGGACCACCATCGGCACGGCGGCCCCGGTCACGTTAGGACAAGAGAGCGAAACCATGAACGCAAAAGCGCTCTCGTTTGTGCTGGCCCAGGTGCGCACCATTTGCGAGCGCCGCGAGTATGATGAATTGAAAACCCAACTCGCGCTGGCAATGGTTGACACGGATTTAGAAGTCGCCGACCCGAATGACCCCGACGTGATTATTTCACCAGCGGGCAAACTGTTGACGCTGACCGCGCAAGAAGCGCTTGATCTCGGGTTTATTGAAAAAATTATTGACGTCCCCGGTTTCACCACGCCGGAAAAAGCCGGGGTCGGTCGCGAAGCTGTTTTGAGCGAGCTGGGAATGACCGGCGCGAAACAGTTGTTTCTGAATGAAACCGCCGTCGAAGTTTTCGCGCGGTTTTTGTCATCGACCTTTGTCTCGAGCCTGTTGTTGAGCCTCGCTTTTCTGGGCGTCTTTATCGAGTTTCGTACGCCCGGCTTTGGCGTTCCCGGCGCCGTCGGCGTGATCGCGTTTCTGTTGTTTTTCTTCAGTCACTCACTGACCGGCCTGGCGGGGTATGAAGGTCTGTTGTTCTTCTTTCTCGGCCTTGCCTTGCTCAGCGCGGAAGTCTTTATCATCCCCGGCTTCGGCGTCGCTGGCATCGCGGGCATTTTCTGTCTGTTGGCGTCTGTGGTGTTGACCCTGATGGATACGCCCATCACCACTCCCGGTTTTTCTGAGACGTTTGAGTGGAGCGACTTGTCGCGTCCGTTGATGGTGACCACGTTTTCGGTGTGCATCGGCCTAATCGGCGCGATGGCCTCGCCGTTGCTGATTCCAGTGCTTGCGGATCGGCGCCTATTTGGTAATTGGCTTATTTTGGGCGACTCGCAACAACGCGCCGCAGGATATCACAGCGCCGAAGACGGCTTGGATGCGCTCATGGGCTTGCGCGGGGTTGCGCATAGTGCGCTGCGTCCGGCGGGCATTGCCGATATCAACGGCAAGCGCATCGACGTGGTCAGCCAGGGGGGATTTATACCAACGAATTCCGCTGTGGAAGTAATAAAAGTCGAAGGGCGTCGTATAGTAGTGAAGGTAGTCTAG
- a CDS encoding NfeD family protein produces the protein MFLTVVILMLTGVLLMFAELFVPGGILGLLGMTLMGIAVYLCFREYGSQVGLGVMLLSVVLTITAVVSAFTVIPKTAIGRAFILSDSTSKERGYHSDSYIDAGLVGKEGVAESELRPAGIALVDGNRIDVVTDSEFVEHGSRIQVLRVDGNRVVVKQV, from the coding sequence ATGTTTCTCACTGTTGTGATACTCATGCTGACCGGCGTGTTGTTGATGTTCGCCGAGTTGTTTGTTCCAGGTGGAATTTTGGGGTTGCTCGGCATGACGCTGATGGGCATCGCCGTCTACCTTTGTTTTCGCGAATATGGTTCTCAGGTCGGCCTGGGGGTAATGCTGCTCTCGGTGGTGTTGACCATCACGGCGGTAGTGAGCGCGTTTACCGTGATTCCAAAAACCGCCATAGGCCGCGCGTTTATTCTTTCAGACTCGACCTCAAAAGAGCGCGGCTATCATTCCGACTCATACATTGACGCCGGGCTGGTCGGCAAAGAAGGCGTGGCCGAAAGCGAGTTGCGTCCGGCTGGAATCGCGCTGGTTGATGGAAACCGCATTGACGTCGTGACCGACAGCGAATTTGTCGAACACGGCTCGCGTATTCAGGTCTTGCGCGTCGACGGCAACCGCGTGGTGGTCAAACAGGTGTAA
- the trpD gene encoding anthranilate phosphoribosyltransferase — MPFAEWIDQIIVGQSLSESVAGEAISSVMRGEMATAQVASLLTALRCKGETLDEIAGAARAMRDHALPIPTNQTGLIDTCGTGGDRSGTFNISTLTALIVAGTGAPVAKHGNRSATSKCGSIDLLECLGVNINLGPDGIARCINQCGIGVLFARMVHPAMKHAAPVRAELGFRTIFNFLGPLTNPAKPTYQLVGISDATYMELYAKCLHKMGIQRAWVAHGTNGLDELSLTGPSKIVEMNGGDISSFQITPQDAGLEPCAIEDLLGGDAEQNAVLAMAILKNEDSGAKRDAALLNAGAVLTIAGKASEIKAGVALARESLQSGAAYKKLQALIEVSNG; from the coding sequence ATGCCGTTCGCCGAATGGATCGACCAAATTATTGTAGGACAATCATTATCTGAATCCGTTGCGGGCGAGGCGATTTCCTCCGTCATGCGCGGCGAGATGGCGACGGCGCAAGTCGCGTCGTTACTCACAGCGCTGCGTTGCAAAGGCGAGACCCTCGACGAAATCGCGGGCGCGGCGCGGGCCATGCGCGACCATGCGTTGCCCATCCCCACAAATCAAACAGGTTTGATTGACACTTGCGGCACCGGCGGCGACCGCAGCGGCACCTTTAATATATCAACCCTGACCGCCCTCATCGTCGCCGGGACGGGCGCGCCCGTCGCCAAACACGGCAACCGCTCCGCCACTAGCAAATGCGGCAGCATTGATCTGTTAGAATGCCTGGGCGTCAACATCAACCTCGGCCCGGACGGCATCGCGCGTTGCATCAACCAGTGCGGCATCGGCGTGTTGTTCGCCCGCATGGTCCACCCCGCCATGAAACACGCCGCCCCCGTACGCGCGGAGTTGGGCTTTCGCACCATCTTTAATTTTCTCGGGCCGCTCACCAATCCCGCGAAGCCAACCTATCAGCTGGTCGGCATCAGCGACGCGACCTACATGGAACTCTACGCCAAGTGCCTGCATAAAATGGGCATCCAACGCGCCTGGGTGGCGCATGGTACAAACGGTTTGGATGAGCTGTCGTTGACCGGGCCCTCGAAGATTGTTGAAATGAACGGCGGTGATATTTCGTCATTTCAAATCACGCCCCAAGACGCCGGGTTGGAACCTTGCGCAATTGAAGACCTGCTGGGCGGCGACGCCGAACAAAACGCTGTGCTGGCGATGGCGATTTTAAAGAACGAAGATTCCGGCGCGAAACGCGACGCGGCCCTGCTCAATGCGGGCGCGGTGCTGACCATTGCGGGCAAGGCGAGCGAGATCAAAGCAGGGGTCGCACTCGCCCGCGAATCGCTGCAATCGGGCGCCGCCTACAAAAAGCTGCAAGCGTTGATCGAGGTTTCAAACGGGTAA
- a CDS encoding DUF4145 domain-containing protein: MDTSKKQTERIHCNICGHKTKHEIIKEHTQRGSQPYDEYCDLSWTTVYEMFECCGCEEITVRSRYYFSEWNPGDVEIHFYPPRIARRLPQWKDELPEEMVSLLEEVYTALQANSWRLAMMGTRTLIDMVMLKEVGDKGSFGNKLDALEKAGFLSKKNGEALFAAFDMGSAVSHRGYTPKAKDVQHVMDIIENLLQSTILQKVVDKIKKATPARSRKK, encoded by the coding sequence ATGGATACTTCTAAAAAGCAGACAGAGCGTATTCACTGCAATATATGTGGTCATAAAACGAAGCATGAAATAATCAAAGAACATACTCAAAGAGGCTCCCAACCTTACGATGAGTATTGTGATTTAAGCTGGACAACTGTTTATGAAATGTTTGAATGCTGTGGATGCGAAGAAATCACAGTACGAAGTCGGTATTATTTCTCAGAATGGAATCCCGGTGATGTTGAAATCCATTTTTATCCACCCAGAATAGCGCGTCGACTTCCGCAATGGAAAGACGAACTGCCTGAAGAAATGGTTTCACTTCTCGAAGAGGTATATACCGCACTTCAGGCAAATAGTTGGCGGCTTGCTATGATGGGGACTAGAACACTTATTGACATGGTGATGCTCAAGGAAGTTGGCGATAAGGGAAGTTTTGGAAATAAACTAGACGCTCTGGAAAAAGCGGGTTTTCTCAGTAAGAAAAATGGTGAAGCTTTATTCGCAGCATTTGACATGGGCAGCGCTGTATCACATCGGGGGTACACGCCTAAGGCTAAAGACGTTCAGCATGTTATGGATATAATAGAAAACCTCTTGCAATCGACGATTCTTCAAAAAGTTGTGGATAAAATAAAGAAAGCAACACCAGCGCGTAGTCGAAAGAAATAA